Proteins from one Thermogemmatispora onikobensis genomic window:
- a CDS encoding HdeD family acid-resistance protein → MMTGYQISQHSWWILAIRGVAAILFGIAALLWPHLTLLVLIYLFGAYALVDGLVAVAVAFQERNVVGHWWILLIEGLAGILAGLLAFFWPGITALVLLGLVAAWAILTGVIEVAAALSFRRAFGLEWTLILAGAVSILLGIALALSPAAGLLALVWLIGLYAIVFGVLQLIRAFQFRSVLSSW, encoded by the coding sequence ATGATGACCGGTTATCAGATCTCGCAGCACTCGTGGTGGATACTGGCCATACGCGGAGTAGCGGCCATTCTCTTTGGCATTGCGGCCCTACTCTGGCCGCATCTTACCCTTCTGGTGCTGATTTATCTCTTTGGAGCCTATGCCCTGGTTGACGGCCTGGTAGCCGTGGCGGTGGCGTTCCAGGAGCGCAACGTTGTCGGTCATTGGTGGATTCTGCTCATTGAAGGGCTGGCTGGCATTCTGGCAGGTCTCCTGGCTTTCTTCTGGCCGGGCATTACGGCCCTGGTTTTGCTCGGCCTGGTAGCCGCCTGGGCCATCCTTACAGGGGTGATCGAGGTGGCGGCAGCCCTGAGTTTCCGACGCGCGTTCGGCTTAGAATGGACGCTGATACTGGCTGGCGCGGTCTCCATTCTCTTGGGGATTGCTCTGGCCTTGAGTCCAGCGGCTGGACTGCTGGCCCTGGTCTGGCTGATTGGTCTCTACGCCATTGTCTTCGGCGTGCTCCAGCTCATCCGCGCCTTCCAGTTCCGCTCTGTGCTCTCCTCATGGTGA
- a CDS encoding PaaI family thioesterase — MKLNDDTDYQRCFVCGQRNPYGLQLVFRREDRSIVADFQPREEHQGFPGVIHGGIVAAVLDETLGRASLLAQQPQWTMTGKLEVRYRRYVPYGPLLRVRAWLLQERRTMLQAQGVLTLASDESKPLAEAQGIFLPLPDAFVDTLMRDYPGLRQFFTGELEE; from the coding sequence ATGAAGCTCAACGACGATACTGACTATCAGCGCTGTTTTGTCTGTGGCCAGCGCAACCCTTATGGGTTGCAGCTGGTCTTTCGTCGCGAAGACCGGAGCATTGTCGCCGATTTTCAGCCGCGCGAGGAGCACCAGGGTTTTCCCGGCGTCATTCATGGTGGTATTGTGGCTGCGGTCCTGGACGAGACGCTGGGGCGAGCCTCACTCTTGGCTCAGCAGCCTCAGTGGACCATGACGGGCAAGCTGGAGGTGCGCTATCGACGCTACGTTCCCTATGGGCCGTTATTGCGGGTGCGCGCCTGGCTTCTTCAGGAGCGCCGCACGATGCTTCAGGCTCAGGGGGTGCTGACCCTGGCCAGCGATGAAAGCAAGCCGCTGGCGGAGGCGCAGGGCATCTTTTTACCACTGCCAGATGCCTTTGTTGACACACTCATGCGCGACTATCCCGGGCTACGGCAGTTTTTCACCGGAGAGCTAGAGGAGTGA
- a CDS encoding FHA domain-containing protein has protein sequence MAGEVVYKALGRRGTRRQLAGALLVEGLSALLIAPALIWFYLRFIPLQPILPPAEVAAMLAYVALCGWGLPLTTALGYTLFATPASVAPKGTRALTRSLSAPQIALSPARYAPHPPGVTAPFVFNADTPWGWLEHRNGRLQGQRLALTRAFVRLGRGEENDIWLDDDLASRYHAELLWENGQAYVIDCQSLNGVFVNGQRVSGSAPVRSGDMLEIGSLRFLFELATPTRPAAPTDDDPLLRHPHPLRPVRLRKSETATPGTSSPVTPSPLTSSPLTPPTPITAWEPPFEAGPAGESEVSLRQTPLPPFSATPQTVTAPSEALPALHPVTHLLLICNGTLVGRSFVCNGPALVIGADPGCEVSLPDPSLAPRHALLLVRSECLYLQDLAAGATLVNGEPLSGPRLLESGDLIQLGAVLLQYRPLVTSPTAGTRSEPSASSSEALFSAAQPQLQPQGQPQAQLFWPPEQ, from the coding sequence ATGGCCGGAGAGGTCGTCTATAAAGCGCTGGGCCGCCGCGGAACAAGACGCCAGCTTGCTGGGGCGCTGCTGGTGGAGGGGTTGTCTGCTCTCTTGATTGCTCCGGCCCTTATCTGGTTTTATCTGCGCTTTATCCCGCTCCAGCCGATCCTTCCGCCAGCGGAGGTGGCGGCCATGTTGGCCTATGTGGCTCTCTGTGGCTGGGGGTTACCGCTGACTACGGCCCTGGGATACACCCTTTTCGCAACGCCCGCCTCTGTCGCTCCGAAGGGGACCCGCGCCCTGACACGCAGCCTGAGTGCCCCTCAGATCGCTCTCTCGCCTGCCAGGTATGCGCCGCATCCGCCAGGTGTGACGGCTCCCTTTGTCTTCAATGCTGACACGCCGTGGGGGTGGTTAGAGCATCGCAATGGGCGCTTGCAGGGCCAACGGCTGGCTCTCACCCGGGCCTTTGTGCGCCTGGGGCGTGGGGAAGAAAACGATATCTGGCTCGACGATGATCTGGCCTCGCGCTATCATGCTGAACTGCTCTGGGAGAATGGGCAGGCTTATGTGATTGACTGCCAGAGTCTGAACGGGGTCTTCGTGAACGGACAGCGCGTCTCGGGTTCCGCCCCTGTGCGCTCGGGTGATATGCTAGAGATTGGCTCGCTACGCTTCCTCTTCGAGCTGGCTACGCCGACGCGCCCGGCGGCTCCCACTGACGATGATCCTTTACTGCGCCATCCTCATCCACTGCGCCCGGTGCGCCTGCGGAAGAGCGAGACAGCTACGCCAGGGACGTCCTCGCCGGTGACACCCTCCCCGCTGACGTCCTCCCCGCTGACGCCCCCAACGCCGATCACGGCCTGGGAGCCGCCATTTGAAGCCGGGCCCGCAGGCGAGTCGGAGGTCTCGCTCCGGCAGACCCCGCTCCCCCCGTTCTCAGCGACGCCCCAGACTGTCACAGCGCCCTCGGAGGCCCTGCCGGCGCTGCACCCCGTGACACATCTCCTGCTCATTTGCAATGGGACGTTGGTGGGTCGCAGCTTCGTATGCAACGGGCCGGCCCTGGTGATCGGTGCTGATCCGGGCTGTGAGGTCTCTCTCCCCGATCCTTCTTTGGCCCCACGTCATGCCCTCTTGCTGGTGCGCTCTGAGTGTCTCTATCTCCAGGATCTGGCGGCTGGAGCGACGCTGGTGAACGGGGAGCCGCTGAGCGGGCCACGCCTACTGGAAAGCGGCGACCTGATCCAGTTGGGGGCCGTGCTGCTCCAGTACAGACCCCTGGTCACCTCGCCAACAGCCGGCACGCGCTCGGAGCCATCTGCATCCTCCAGCGAAGCGCTCTTCTCTGCGGCTCAGCCACAGCTGCAACCACAGGGGCAGCCGCAAGCACAGCTGTTCTGGCCTCCCGAACAGTGA
- a CDS encoding methyltransferase domain-containing protein, which produces MADMPFKSEEDLRSFVQRYYQENVLNAAIACCYEDRKQEQMPGQCACYAPEQLKELPAELLASACCCGNPLKQAGLKPGESLLDLGCGTGLDLLLAASQLQPGGVAYGVDMNEVALERAEQYRRQLGLENVRFLQGIIEAVPLPSESIDVIISNCVINLVPDKERVLREAYRLLKPGGRLILADPVLEGELPPSLRREPRAWATCLAGALSAAAYRELLATVGFREIVIELAPRDWDWPSFVKQEERHRLEGHWLSASIRARKLSA; this is translated from the coding sequence ATGGCAGATATGCCTTTCAAATCAGAAGAAGATCTACGATCATTTGTTCAGCGTTACTATCAAGAAAACGTATTGAATGCTGCGATTGCTTGCTGTTACGAGGATCGAAAGCAGGAGCAGATGCCCGGCCAGTGTGCCTGCTATGCTCCTGAGCAGCTCAAGGAGTTGCCCGCGGAGCTATTGGCCAGTGCCTGCTGCTGTGGTAATCCTCTCAAGCAGGCCGGGCTGAAACCCGGGGAAAGCCTGCTCGACCTTGGCTGCGGCACAGGTCTGGATCTGCTGCTGGCCGCATCGCAGCTACAGCCCGGCGGGGTGGCCTACGGTGTTGACATGAACGAGGTTGCCCTGGAGCGGGCCGAACAATACCGGCGTCAGCTCGGCCTCGAAAACGTGCGCTTCCTGCAGGGGATCATCGAAGCCGTCCCCCTCCCCTCGGAAAGCATCGACGTCATCATCTCCAATTGTGTCATCAACCTGGTGCCAGACAAAGAGCGCGTCTTGCGCGAAGCCTACCGGCTCCTCAAGCCGGGGGGCAGACTGATCCTGGCCGATCCAGTTCTTGAAGGGGAGCTACCGCCCAGTCTCCGTCGCGAGCCGAGGGCCTGGGCCACCTGCCTGGCCGGTGCCCTCAGCGCGGCGGCCTATCGTGAGCTACTGGCAACCGTTGGCTTCCGCGAGATCGTCATCGAGCTGGCTCCAAGAGACTGGGACTGGCCGTCATTTGTCAAGCAGGAAGAGCGCCATCGCCTTGAGGGCCACTGGCTCAGCGCCAGCATTCGCGCACGCAAGCTATCAGCCTAG
- the ftsH gene encoding ATP-dependent zinc metalloprotease FtsH — translation MEKEPLSGLYHVQQQGNHQNNNTPPPPLLPVPPRQSQRQQSSPNQSRGPSGQPPRSSNLNFWLLLVVLLVLGLYLYSYISNANSSSSPQRQELTYTEFYQEINAGNIKTATFIGETDIVGDFRQPVQGHQQYHVYQLPQPQTDPQLIPLLLSKGVTVVNQAPPDNSFWINLLITVLPWAFLLGLFFFVTRRATQGQQGIFNFGRSRARLIMEDRPSTTFADVAGVDEAKYELQEVVEFLKTPQKFQRLGGKIPRGILLVGPPGTGKTLLARAVAGEAGVPFFSMSGSEFVEVLVGVGASRVRDLFDQAKKAAPSIIFIDEIDAVGRQRGASINTNEEREQTLNQLLVEMDGFESHQAVVVLAATNRPDGLDQALLRPGRFDRRVTVDRPDWSGRLAILRIHTRNLPLAPDVNLEAIARATPGMVGADLANLANEAALLAARRNLDYIDRRCFEDALDKILLGAERPLVLNEEDLRVTAYHEGGHALVGLLIPHSDPVTKVTIVPRGQALGVTMSTPLDDRYNYPKEYLLAQITYSLGGQAAEQVVFGTITTGSQSDLMKATALARQMVTRWGMSERLGTISYSERPSPFSGGAETEIGQPYDYSEETAELIDEEVERIVRSCYQQAIELLTKHRRTLDRIAEELRLHETLDGEQLHAILAETGATPAPDEPAPLGIPQVIAPPEPTSAPAPPEVGTSRNEPEPPAPAASGNDSHFS, via the coding sequence ATGGAAAAAGAGCCATTATCTGGTCTGTACCACGTACAACAGCAAGGTAACCATCAAAATAACAATACGCCGCCACCCCCGCTGCTACCGGTGCCGCCGCGCCAATCGCAGCGACAGCAGTCATCGCCTAACCAGTCACGCGGTCCTTCTGGGCAACCGCCGCGTTCCTCAAACCTGAATTTCTGGCTGCTGCTGGTAGTACTGCTGGTACTGGGGTTGTACTTATATAGCTATATCAGTAACGCTAATAGCAGCTCCTCTCCTCAACGGCAGGAGTTAACATATACTGAGTTCTATCAGGAGATCAACGCCGGCAACATCAAGACGGCGACCTTTATCGGGGAGACGGACATCGTTGGCGATTTCCGCCAGCCGGTCCAGGGTCATCAGCAGTACCATGTTTACCAACTGCCCCAGCCGCAGACCGATCCGCAGCTGATCCCGCTGCTGCTGTCCAAAGGGGTCACTGTTGTGAATCAGGCGCCGCCGGACAACAGCTTTTGGATCAATCTGCTGATTACGGTCTTGCCGTGGGCTTTCCTGCTGGGGCTGTTCTTCTTCGTGACTCGTCGAGCTACCCAGGGGCAGCAGGGCATTTTTAACTTTGGTCGCAGCCGGGCGCGCCTGATCATGGAGGATCGGCCCAGCACGACCTTCGCCGATGTGGCCGGGGTCGATGAGGCCAAATACGAGCTGCAGGAGGTCGTCGAGTTTCTGAAGACGCCGCAGAAGTTCCAGCGCCTGGGTGGCAAGATCCCCCGCGGTATCCTCCTGGTTGGGCCTCCGGGCACGGGTAAGACCCTGCTGGCGCGGGCCGTGGCCGGCGAGGCCGGCGTCCCCTTCTTCTCGATGTCCGGCTCCGAGTTCGTTGAGGTCCTGGTGGGTGTCGGCGCCAGCCGCGTGCGCGACCTCTTCGACCAGGCCAAGAAGGCTGCCCCCAGCATCATCTTCATCGATGAGATCGATGCTGTCGGACGCCAGCGCGGCGCCAGCATTAACACTAATGAGGAGCGCGAGCAGACGCTGAACCAGTTGCTGGTGGAGATGGATGGCTTCGAGTCGCATCAGGCGGTGGTGGTGCTGGCGGCAACCAACCGCCCCGATGGCCTGGATCAGGCCCTGCTGCGCCCCGGTCGCTTCGACCGTCGCGTGACGGTGGACCGTCCCGACTGGAGCGGGCGCCTGGCGATCTTGCGTATCCACACGCGCAATCTGCCCCTGGCTCCAGACGTGAATCTGGAGGCGATTGCCCGGGCCACGCCGGGCATGGTCGGCGCTGACCTGGCCAATCTGGCGAATGAAGCGGCTCTGCTGGCGGCCCGCCGCAATCTCGACTACATCGACCGCCGCTGCTTCGAAGATGCCCTCGACAAGATTTTGCTGGGCGCCGAGCGCCCGCTGGTGCTGAATGAGGAGGACCTGCGCGTGACGGCTTACCACGAGGGCGGCCACGCCCTGGTGGGCCTGCTCATACCTCACTCCGATCCGGTGACGAAGGTGACGATCGTGCCGCGCGGTCAGGCTCTGGGTGTGACGATGTCGACTCCGCTGGATGATCGCTATAACTATCCAAAGGAGTACCTGCTGGCGCAGATCACCTACTCCCTCGGCGGCCAGGCCGCTGAGCAGGTGGTTTTCGGCACTATTACGACGGGCTCCCAGAGCGATTTGATGAAGGCGACGGCCCTCGCCCGCCAGATGGTGACGCGCTGGGGCATGAGCGAACGCCTGGGGACGATTTCTTACAGCGAGCGCCCCAGTCCTTTCTCGGGTGGCGCTGAGACGGAGATCGGCCAGCCCTACGACTATAGTGAGGAGACGGCGGAGTTGATCGATGAGGAGGTTGAGCGCATTGTACGCTCTTGCTACCAGCAGGCGATCGAGCTGTTGACGAAGCACCGCCGCACGCTTGACCGCATCGCGGAGGAGCTGCGTCTCCATGAGACGCTCGACGGCGAACAGCTGCACGCCATTCTGGCCGAGACTGGGGCCACGCCAGCCCCCGATGAGCCGGCACCTCTGGGCATCCCACAGGTGATCGCCCCACCGGAGCCGACTTCCGCTCCAGCACCTCCCGAGGTCGGTACAAGTCGTAACGAGCCGGAACCGCCCGCCCCCGCTGCATCTGGCAACGATAGCCACTTTTCGTAG
- a CDS encoding CGNR zinc finger domain-containing protein translates to MGKKRKFQQSGNAEHVSGEKRSFVFLGGNLGLDLVNTEVMVRGKRTDLLQTPQDASQWWEMARQAHPDLSQEGEQVRWDEHQLRALHALRTILRNLFEDIAARCRVDNMAVRELNAFLREGYYELEVSPEGALSAIYRTRQDRRASAVVTIAFAAFRLLTEHDLRRLRICRNDRCILLFYDTTRSATRHWCSVACANRARSIQNYRRAKGK, encoded by the coding sequence ATGGGCAAGAAGAGAAAGTTTCAGCAGTCTGGAAATGCAGAACATGTTTCAGGTGAAAAACGATCATTTGTCTTTCTCGGGGGGAACCTCGGCCTTGACCTTGTCAATACAGAAGTCATGGTACGCGGGAAAAGAACCGACTTGCTCCAGACCCCTCAGGATGCCAGCCAATGGTGGGAGATGGCCCGGCAAGCTCATCCTGACCTCTCACAAGAAGGAGAGCAGGTGAGATGGGATGAGCACCAGCTCCGAGCGCTGCACGCCTTGCGTACCATCCTGCGCAATCTCTTTGAAGACATTGCAGCACGCTGTCGAGTGGACAACATGGCTGTACGAGAACTGAATGCCTTCTTGCGTGAAGGGTATTACGAGCTCGAAGTCTCCCCGGAAGGGGCGCTGTCTGCCATCTACCGGACACGCCAGGACAGGAGGGCTTCAGCCGTCGTGACCATCGCCTTTGCCGCCTTCCGTTTGTTGACAGAGCACGATCTCCGCCGGTTGCGTATCTGCCGCAATGACCGTTGCATCCTGCTCTTCTACGATACTACCAGAAGCGCCACACGGCACTGGTGCAGCGTGGCATGCGCCAATCGAGCACGGTCCATCCAAAACTACCGGCGAGCAAAGGGAAAGTAA
- the sigZ gene encoding RNA polymerase sigma factor SigZ: MSSVTERAWVALHEPLRLFLRRRLPDEESVDDLLQEIFLRIHQHSQELRSNEKLEHWAYRIAHHLVCDYYRRRRNLLPLEDQPQSQAATNEVLLRSEQEQASELARAAIKRSLQELIRCLPASYREALILTEYEGLSQRELARRLELSFSGAKSRVQRARERLRQLLSACCQFEFDRLGRVIGYQPLTSCCLEPEESEQGGGACLDKSACAAASGR, encoded by the coding sequence ATGTCCAGCGTGACTGAACGAGCCTGGGTTGCCTTACATGAGCCGCTGCGTCTCTTTCTCCGTCGTCGATTGCCTGACGAAGAGAGCGTAGACGACCTCTTACAAGAAATTTTTCTCCGTATTCACCAACACTCTCAAGAGCTGCGTTCCAATGAGAAACTGGAGCACTGGGCCTATCGTATCGCTCATCACCTGGTCTGCGATTACTACCGTCGGCGTCGCAACCTTCTACCACTAGAGGATCAGCCTCAGAGCCAGGCGGCCACGAACGAGGTGCTGCTGCGTTCTGAGCAAGAGCAAGCCAGCGAGCTCGCACGAGCAGCTATCAAGCGATCCTTACAGGAGCTGATCCGCTGCCTGCCTGCATCCTATCGCGAAGCGTTGATCCTTACCGAGTATGAGGGACTCTCGCAGCGCGAACTGGCCCGCCGCCTGGAACTCTCCTTCTCTGGGGCCAAATCGCGCGTCCAACGGGCGCGTGAGCGGCTCCGCCAGCTCCTGTCGGCCTGCTGCCAGTTTGAATTTGACCGGCTGGGGCGAGTCATCGGCTACCAACCACTAACCTCCTGTTGTCTGGAACCCGAGGAAAGCGAGCAAGGTGGCGGCGCTTGCCTCGATAAAAGCGCCTGTGCTGCTGCCTCCGGTCGCTAA
- a CDS encoding phosphatase PAP2 family protein, with protein MGERITPIKRKNQEKYKINGDSEEETSLAEAQREIQKARLPWYRTLHRGRFLLALYTLLLSLFALLAWWVHTHPVLTIDVAITREFQEEQSPWLRALMLAISFIGSVPLLAAGLVLATAMLLWLGRLRLEALILLGNCLSSELLNHTVKLLVARPRPSPTLVEVLQAARGASFPSGHVMAYVAYWGVLFSYGLILFQGRSWWRILLLLLSGFFIVMVGPSRVYLGDHWASDVLGGYLLSGVWLSLWLLLYLRLRARGLLALIMRRR; from the coding sequence ATGGGAGAGCGGATTACACCAATTAAACGAAAAAATCAAGAAAAGTATAAAATAAACGGAGATAGTGAAGAAGAAACATCCTTAGCAGAAGCGCAGCGAGAGATTCAGAAAGCGCGGCTCCCCTGGTACCGGACATTACACCGGGGCAGGTTCTTGCTGGCCCTCTACACCTTGCTGCTGAGCCTGTTTGCGCTGCTGGCCTGGTGGGTTCACACCCATCCGGTGTTGACCATTGACGTTGCCATCACGCGCGAATTTCAGGAGGAGCAGAGTCCCTGGCTACGCGCGCTCATGCTGGCAATCAGCTTCATCGGCAGTGTGCCATTGCTGGCGGCGGGGCTGGTGCTGGCCACGGCCATGCTGCTCTGGCTCGGACGCCTGCGCCTGGAAGCTTTGATTCTGCTTGGTAACTGTCTGAGCAGCGAGCTACTCAATCATACAGTCAAGCTACTGGTCGCGCGTCCGCGTCCCTCGCCCACGCTGGTTGAGGTTTTGCAAGCGGCCAGAGGAGCCAGCTTTCCGAGTGGGCACGTCATGGCCTATGTGGCCTACTGGGGCGTGCTGTTCTCCTATGGCCTCATTCTCTTCCAGGGTCGGAGCTGGTGGCGTATCCTTCTTTTGCTCCTCTCGGGTTTTTTCATCGTCATGGTAGGCCCATCGCGCGTCTATCTGGGGGATCATTGGGCCAGCGATGTCCTTGGCGGCTATCTTCTCAGCGGTGTCTGGCTGAGCCTTTGGCTGCTCCTCTACCTCCGCCTGCGGGCGCGCGGCCTACTGGCACTGATAATGCGGAGACGCTGA
- a CDS encoding 3-oxoacyl-ACP synthase III family protein: protein MTSFPTDGSWPQYTYIVPEIYTRARVRLIGLGTYAPAGIITNDFFAYISTRLGDPRKAEDLERVTGLITRHVRASTLELCRRMAGDEAPGLIDSPDAPRDESLADMAVVAAQRALESAGRSASEIDMIIGASSSDNDAFPTIAGQVQHRLGLKPIRATMLRGACASQTEAFQVCAEALSCSTARLVLLVTAEGLLPNIMHVLDWKTSSLFGEGAAAFLLERGEEGDETYAISGYDASQAPALFYQTPLRKDSIEMAEVDMKILQLYREGKGKELAQLLSQNLVGYTKMNGKEVFREAPRAMAEAVDACVRHAGLGHDEVAYIIPHQANSRITRRLGELLIHDYGWPASTMEKLVDNFRYYGNLSNASIATAMAELISHDQLKDGQWLALPAVGGGMHYGCWLLRYRALKNPRAVMKPLQHE from the coding sequence ATGACATCCTTCCCTACAGACGGATCATGGCCGCAGTACACCTACATTGTGCCTGAGATCTACACCCGCGCCAGAGTGCGCCTGATTGGCCTGGGTACCTATGCACCCGCTGGAATCATCACCAATGATTTTTTTGCTTATATTTCGACACGCCTGGGCGATCCGCGCAAAGCCGAGGATCTGGAGCGGGTGACAGGTCTTATCACCCGCCATGTGCGCGCGAGCACCCTGGAGCTGTGTCGCCGGATGGCAGGCGATGAGGCTCCCGGCCTGATCGATAGCCCTGACGCCCCACGCGATGAGTCGCTGGCCGATATGGCTGTTGTGGCGGCGCAGCGGGCCCTCGAAAGCGCCGGTCGCTCGGCCTCCGAGATCGACATGATTATTGGCGCCTCCTCCTCAGACAACGATGCTTTCCCCACCATTGCCGGGCAGGTCCAGCATCGCCTCGGCCTCAAGCCCATTCGCGCCACCATGCTACGCGGAGCCTGCGCCTCCCAGACCGAGGCTTTTCAGGTCTGTGCGGAGGCGCTTTCTTGTAGCACGGCGCGCCTGGTGTTATTGGTGACAGCGGAGGGCCTGCTGCCTAATATTATGCACGTTCTGGATTGGAAAACCAGCTCACTCTTCGGTGAGGGGGCCGCGGCCTTCTTGCTGGAGCGTGGCGAGGAGGGCGATGAAACCTACGCCATCAGTGGCTATGATGCCAGTCAGGCGCCGGCGCTGTTCTATCAGACGCCGCTGCGCAAGGACTCGATCGAGATGGCCGAGGTTGATATGAAGATTCTCCAGCTCTATCGCGAGGGGAAAGGCAAGGAGCTGGCGCAGCTGCTCTCACAGAATCTGGTGGGCTACACTAAAATGAATGGCAAGGAGGTCTTCCGCGAGGCTCCCCGCGCTATGGCGGAGGCGGTCGATGCCTGCGTGCGTCATGCTGGTCTCGGTCATGACGAGGTCGCTTATATTATTCCCCATCAGGCCAACTCGCGGATCACCCGCCGTCTTGGCGAGCTGCTGATCCACGATTACGGCTGGCCGGCTTCGACGATGGAGAAGCTGGTGGATAATTTCCGCTATTATGGGAACCTCTCGAATGCCAGCATTGCTACGGCAATGGCCGAGCTGATCTCTCACGATCAGCTGAAGGATGGCCAGTGGTTGGCGTTACCTGCGGTTGGTGGTGGTATGCACTATGGCTGCTGGTTGCTGCGCTATCGCGCGCTCAAGAATCCTCGCGCGGTGATGAAGCCCCTGCAGCATGAGTAG
- a CDS encoding MBL fold metallo-hydrolase: protein MSQQASDRVRITHIGGPTILVEIGQFRILTDPTFDPAGSQYERTMKYIDPALSVSEVGPVDVALVSHDQHPDNLDEAGRASLSQARHVLTTPAGASRLGNGARGMEKWESIELVGTDGRRVHITAVPAHHGPEEVLGMLGDVNGWIVEWEGARHGALYVSGDTVFFDGLREIPRRYPVAVAVLHFGAAQTSVYGPVHLTLTATDGVQMAQALGEAIIIPIHFEGWAHYTEGRTQIEQAFRAAGLEKRLRFLPLGQPVALDA from the coding sequence ATGAGTCAGCAAGCCAGTGATCGTGTGCGCATCACGCATATTGGAGGTCCAACCATTCTTGTTGAAATCGGCCAGTTCCGCATCTTGACCGATCCGACCTTTGATCCAGCAGGAAGCCAATACGAAAGAACGATGAAATACATTGACCCGGCACTCAGCGTCTCTGAAGTTGGACCAGTCGATGTAGCTCTGGTCAGCCACGATCAACACCCCGATAATCTCGATGAAGCCGGTCGCGCCTCTTTGTCACAGGCGCGGCATGTTCTGACCACGCCAGCAGGAGCGTCACGGCTGGGGAATGGCGCGCGTGGCATGGAGAAGTGGGAGAGCATTGAACTAGTAGGAACAGATGGTCGGCGTGTTCATATCACAGCAGTCCCAGCTCATCACGGGCCGGAGGAAGTTCTGGGCATGCTCGGCGACGTGAATGGCTGGATAGTGGAGTGGGAGGGAGCACGTCACGGTGCGCTTTATGTATCGGGAGACACTGTGTTTTTCGATGGTCTCAGGGAGATCCCCCGGCGTTACCCGGTCGCAGTAGCAGTGCTGCATTTCGGGGCGGCTCAGACCAGCGTGTATGGTCCAGTCCATCTCACGCTCACGGCGACCGATGGCGTGCAGATGGCACAAGCGCTGGGGGAGGCGATCATCATTCCCATTCATTTCGAGGGATGGGCGCATTATACCGAGGGGCGTACTCAGATCGAGCAAGCCTTTCGAGCAGCTGGACTGGAAAAACGGCTTCGCTTTTTGCCACTGGGGCAGCCGGTAGCTCTGGATGCATAA
- a CDS encoding GNAT family N-acetyltransferase, whose protein sequence is MATFEVRSARPEDRETVLAFCAHTWEWGDYIPEAWDAWLGDQPGRLLVATSDERAVGLLHLRMLNEHEAWLEGLRVDPAYRRQGVATALHQAAMAEAMRRGARTVRLLTETRNSAAIALARKSRMHEVGSFFPYQAPPLPELPRRLASLPTPELARAEDLEEIIAYLNVSNIFPLTGGLYYSGFIAYSISDRLLKTKINAGEIYLLRRWERLDGLMMIEERQGRHGNYLFIGYIDGTTADTIGQLAYVLRHQAAQRNLEAVRVHVPDLLMVRDTFAGAEYQVADHPYVTYERLLT, encoded by the coding sequence ATGGCAACGTTCGAGGTACGTTCCGCGCGTCCAGAGGACCGCGAGACGGTTCTCGCCTTTTGTGCCCATACCTGGGAGTGGGGGGACTACATTCCCGAGGCCTGGGATGCCTGGCTGGGGGACCAGCCAGGGAGGTTACTGGTGGCTACGAGCGATGAGCGAGCCGTGGGTCTGCTCCATTTGCGCATGCTCAATGAGCACGAAGCCTGGCTGGAGGGCTTGCGCGTTGATCCGGCCTACCGCCGCCAGGGTGTTGCCACCGCTTTGCATCAGGCAGCGATGGCCGAGGCTATGCGCCGGGGAGCCAGAACGGTGCGCCTGCTCACCGAGACCAGGAACAGCGCCGCCATCGCACTGGCCAGGAAAAGTCGTATGCACGAGGTTGGGAGCTTTTTCCCGTATCAGGCCCCGCCGCTGCCAGAGCTGCCACGGCGCCTGGCTTCGCTGCCCACACCAGAACTGGCACGGGCCGAGGACCTGGAGGAGATCATCGCCTATCTCAATGTCTCGAATATCTTCCCCCTGACCGGTGGCCTCTACTACTCGGGTTTTATCGCCTATAGTATCAGCGACCGCTTGTTGAAGACGAAGATCAACGCTGGCGAGATCTATCTCTTGCGCCGTTGGGAGCGCCTTGATGGGCTGATGATGATCGAGGAACGCCAGGGGCGCCACGGCAACTATCTGTTCATTGGCTACATCGACGGGACGACAGCCGACACCATTGGCCAGCTCGCCTATGTCCTGCGCCATCAGGCGGCTCAGCGCAACCTGGAGGCGGTCCGCGTCCACGTTCCCGACCTGCTGATGGTGCGTGATACCTTCGCCGGGGCCGAATATCAGGTCGCCGACCATCCCTACGTCACCTACGAGCGCTTGCTGACCTGA